Genomic window (Nicotiana sylvestris chromosome 7, ASM39365v2, whole genome shotgun sequence):
TTTTATTATATAATCTACGAAGAAGTTTAAACCTACACATAAATAGATAAGAATTAAATTGAATTAAAGTGATTAGACTAATTAATCCCACATCCAAATGTTATGACAGAATAGGCATTTAGAAGGAATTCttacaaaattttaaaaaggtTTAAAAGTATCTTCAATAGATTTATCACCTAAGTGTACACACTAATTAATGCCTTAACTATTAGATTAATTTATTCAATATTGAAACTTGCAGAATTGATATCATCTAGTTTTATGCCTACTTAACTTATTGAAACGTCTTCTAAGTAGAACAAAATATACTAGTACCTATTAATGAGATTACTTCAACTTATTTATTCTCCGAAAATATACTTACATATCTAAAGTTCTTGTGTGTAATATTAAGCACTAATTTATCATCACATTACACATAATTATTTGTTCTAATAATTACATAGAGAATGTTATAACTACAACAAATTTGATTATCAATGATGAATTATTTTGTCACCTATGATTCACTTTTCGTCACCAAAGATTTTCTGTGACGAAATTTCTTTTGTCAATCTTTCGTCTCTAAAACACCGTCACTAATAACATATAAAGGCAACTTTGTATTTCGTCGCCAAATAATGAAATATTAAATACGAAATTCTTTTCGTCCCCAAATACGTAATATTTATGACGGATTTATTTGTcataaaaagtacaaaaaaatCGTACTTAATATTATGATTTTGTCACTAGAAAGTGCATTAATGTCAACGAAACTGCCTCGTCTCTAAAAATTTAGTTTAGTTAGTGACGACGTCAAATGTCTCTAAAGCTATGTGTGTTTCGTAGTTGAAAAACCGTAAATTTGTCACTAAAGACTACCTTTTATCTACAAAAAAGTATTTCGTCCCTAAATATATAATTAGTGACAATTATAATTTTGTAGTTAAAACTATTATCTTAtcactaaaaaaatatttttatcgaCAAAATAAAGTTGTCACTATAAGTTATCATAATTAGTGACAATTACAATTGTCAAAAAATACAAAGTTGATTCGTAGTCAATAAAAAGATCATTTTGGGACATAAATTATTCTGTCACTAAATAAGTGAATTTATGACAAACTTAATTTGTTTCGTGACGAAAATGTGATATTCCTAAAAACTATAAAAAAGTGAACATTTTTGTCACTAATAACAAATGTTTGATGACGTTTATATTCGTATTTGTTTTAGATTGACGTTATACGaatttgaaataacataataaaaCAATCAAGgtaataacagaaaataaaaacaaTCAATGGTAACAAAAATATTCACCATTGATCATAAAactaatattaaaattatattgAAATAAAAGCtccttaaaataaaaagaaacataaTTAAAGTAAATATGTCCAACATAAAAGTCTAATTGAGAAATATTACTCCTAAACTAGGACTGAGAAGTGGAGGAATGCAGTGACACTTCACTTGCAATTAGTCTTGATCCAATAGTTACCTTCATATACCTATATAAAAGATAGAGAAAAAATTAAGATTTAAGTTAATACTTTATGGTATCATggcataaataaaatataattgGTATAAACTACAACTTCTTGTTAGACGTAGAGTTTAATTGgtgaaacaaataattgaattgtgatacaaataaataaaaatgagaaaaaaattaAATAGTGTGAAGTTTAGTGTACCCAAAGTTGATAATCTGGTGGAGCTCAATCTTCACTGTATCATTAGAAAAAACATTCGAACTTAGATGCTAAAAGAAATATAATTGAATTTATCATTTAAAGATGTAGTACTACTAACCTTGATGGTGATGAGCCAATAAAATGACACTTCATTTCGTTTAATATTTCCTCTTGGCGTGCCCTTAGAGTACCCAACTCAGAAGTTAATGTTTGTATCTGTATTTGCTGATTTGCTACCTCAGTTTCAGCTACATTCAAATGTTCTTGTAAATCATGTTGGGCAGTAGCAGCATCCTCTTTTGCCCTCCTAAGAGCATCCTCTAATTCTACTGTCCTCCTTTTTGTTGCTGTAGTTGTATTAGGCTTTGGTCCATAGCCAAGGCCTTTAATATATCCTGACCTTGTACCAAGTATATTATCAACAATTTCATCAATAGTCATTGGATTCTCTTCAGAAACAGACCGAGCTCTCAaatctctcattttgttctacaTAAAAATATTACATCAGTTAAATTAATTATAAGATAGAATGAATACATGTGACATTGTACTAAAATATTACTTACGTAGTTAGTCTCAGCTTCTGGAGATGACCATCCTTTTTCACTCGAGTAATGGGTGCTTTTGTAGAACTCAATCCTATTTGGCTCTACTCCTCCATGTTCATTCACACCCTACAcaatataaaaataatatgaaataTTACTAAAATATCATCTTAGTAATGAATGTGGAGGGTGATTGAACCTCAACCACATTAACATGATTAGATTACAAGTTCAACAAAAGGTAATGAATGCTTGTCTAATAGGATCATGGTTCTTTATATTATGCAGCTATGTATTGTATGATGGAAAACTGGAAACTAGTTTTATGAGTTAATAGAAGTCAGATGTTAGTTAGTAGAGATATAGTCTTATGCTTAATGAAAAGTTGAAAAAAGACTCATGTTCCCCTAAACGgggatataaaaatatatatatatatatatatatatatatatatatatatatatatatgtgactTTTAATTTCATAAGCTTTCACAAGCAAAGGTATTGGAAAAGTTACAAAAAGTAAAAATAGTATAACTTACTATTTCAGCACGAGCAGTTACAAAAGCTCTTGACCCCATGAAATGATTAGATTTCAGCTTTGTTCGATTGACCTTGTTTATCTCGCATCGTCTctacaaataatatataaatat
Coding sequences:
- the LOC104213627 gene encoding uncharacterized protein isoform X2, with the protein product MWANLEHKRRCEINKVNRTKLKSNHFMGSRAFVTARAEIGVNEHGGVEPNRIEFYKSTHYSSEKGWSSPEAETNYNKMRDLRARSVSEENPMTIDEIVDNILGTRSGYIKGLGYGPKPNTTTATKRRTVELEDALRRAKEDAATAQHDLQEHLNVAETEVANQQIQIQTLTSELGTLRARQEEILNEMKCHFIGSSPSSED
- the LOC104213627 gene encoding uncharacterized protein isoform X1 encodes the protein MWANLEHKRRCEINKVNRTKLKSNHFMGSRAFVTARAEIGVNEHGGVEPNRIEFYKSTHYSSEKGWSSPEAETNYNKMRDLRARSVSEENPMTIDEIVDNILGTRSGYIKGLGYGPKPNTTTATKRRTVELEDALRRAKEDAATAQHDLQEHLNVAETEVANQQIQIQTLTSELGTLRARQEEILNEMKCHFIGSSPSRLVVLHL